In Gemmatimonadota bacterium, the genomic window TTGGGGCTGTTTGCTGCGACGATCGGCATACTCATCGGTCGTTTTCTCCTACCTGGTTCATTACTGAATCCCGAGCCGGGCCCTGACGCGCTTCTTCCAGCAAGCGCAACAGGCGTTTCAGCTTGGGTTCGGAGAGGTGCTGGAACTGAGCGGTATGAACCGCCTGCATCGGCGCGTCCAACGCCGCCAGGAGTTCAAGACCGGATGGCGAGATCTGGGAGATGATCACGCGCCGATCGCTCTCTGAGCGGTTGCGATGGACCAGCCCCTTCCCCTCGAGTCCGTCGAGCAGCCGGGTCATGTCCGAGTCCCGAGTCACCATGCGGTCCACAATTTCCCGGCAGCACAAGCCCGAGTCTCCGGCCCCACGCAGAATGCGCAACACGTTGTACTGCGAGTGCGAGAGCCCCGAATCGCGAAGGAGGCCGTTCGGCCCCGCGGACAAAGCCTCGGCGGTCCGCAAGAGGTTCAGGAACACCTCGGCCTCCACCGACGGGAAGCCCTTCGTCTGCTGAATCTCGTCTAGCAGCGTCTTGCGTTTCATACCGGTGGCAGAATGGTCCTCGCAAGGATAGTTGTCAAGAGGACCAAATTGGGAAGACCTGCCGGGTTCCTGACTACCACCGCGGGCGACATGATCGGAAGTGCGTTCCTCCTGTGGGGAGCGTCGATTTGGAGGGGAACGATGGGTTTCTGGGCGGGGATGGGACTCGAGGTCCGGGCGATCACGCGAGGACTGCGCGCGTCGCCGAGTTTTACGATCACGGTGATCGCCGTCATCGCGACGACCGTGGCGGTGAATGCGTCGTTGTTCAGCTACATCCGGGGGACGCTGCTCGATCCTCCTCCTTACCAAAATCCGGAGGACATCGTAATCGCGTGGGGGAGCAACCCCACATCCGCTCCCAATACACCGAAAACGCGGAAGCCTGGAGTGCTTTTTACCAGGGCTGGACCTTCCTCGAGTCCGCCCCTGTTACTGCAGACTACTCGGAAGCCAGGCTGTTCAGAGCCGAGGAATGCTTCGAGCGTGTCCTCGACCTGGACTCCCTTTATGCGCCCGCGTTGGCCGGCATATCCTTGACGTACGGCTACCTCTACTACTCGGGCAGCGACCTGAGCCCCGAGCGCCTGGCCAAAGCCGAGAAGCTTGCTATCAAGGCCCCGGAAATCGATTACCGGCTTCCAGAGGCACGCATAGCCCTGGGTCAGGTGCGTGCGAACGACCGGGACCACATTAGGCCTGCGAGCCATGTTCCCGCCACCGGACTCTACTCACCGTCCGGGATGCACCCCACTTCGCGGCGTACACGAGTCAGCTTTCGATCAGGACCGCCCCTTCGGCCCACCGCACCAAACTGTGGGCCCGTCTAGCGAGGAGTGAGCGAGAGAGCCGTGCTACCATCCGGTGCGGGATGGGCAAGACGATAGATGATGTGCTCGCCTCCAGACGCACCGTCCCGGTAGCCTCGGGGCCGT contains:
- a CDS encoding MarR family transcriptional regulator encodes the protein MKRKTLLDEIQQTKGFPSVEAEVFLNLLRTAEALSAGPNGLLRDSGLSHSQYNVLRILRGAGDSGLCCREIVDRMVTRDSDMTRLLDGLEGKGLVHRNRSESDRRVIISQISPSGLELLAALDAPMQAVHTAQFQHLSEPKLKRLLRLLEEARQGPARDSVMNQVGENDR